In Naumovozyma castellii chromosome 1, complete genome, one DNA window encodes the following:
- the ARG80 gene encoding Arg80p (ancestral locus Anc_2.607), which translates to MEINQLTRGSKVKIVEQNESDRRIAEAPKVPGKIAATTQAVSDDEGDLECGEDEDDEEEEDTLNLNREELAIDVGEDDEEEEEGDEEEDLELEEETTPSLRNTPTGDASDQLGGSPDSMRQRIPIKYIENKTRRHVTFAKRRHGIMKKAYELSVLTGANVLLLILSGSGLVYTFSTPKLEPVIRDEEGKGLIRACLNGPDGDSAAIFYPPNELE; encoded by the coding sequence ATGGAAATCAATCAGCTCACAAGAGGAAGTAAAGTTAAGATAGTGGAACAGAATGAATCCGACAGAAGGATCGCTGAAGCTCCTAAGGTCCCAGGCAAAATAGCTGCAACTACGCAGGCAGTTTCGGATGATGAAGGAGATCTTGAATGCGGCGAGgatgaagacgatgaagaggaagaagatacTCTCAACCTCAATAGGGAGGAATTAGCGATAGACGTGGGAGAggatgacgaagaagaggaagaaggagatgaagaagaggacCTTGAACTGGAAGAGGAAACAACTCCATCATTACGAAATACACCTACTGGCGATGCTTCCGATCAATTAGGAGGCAGTCCGGATTCCATGAGACAAAGAATACCCATCAAATATATCGAAAACAAGACGCGAAGACATGTTACCTTTGCCAAGCGGAGACATGGGATTATGAAGAAGGCCTACGAACTAAGTGTGTTGACAGGAGCTAATGTCCTTCTGTTGATCCTTTCGGGATCCGGCTTAGTATATACTTTCAGCACGCCTAAATTAGAACCAGTGATACGAGATGAAGAGGGAAAGGGATTAATACGAGCATGCTTAAATGGTCCTGATGGTGACAGTGCAGCTATATTCTATCCTCCCAATGAACTTGAATAA